A portion of the Aphelocoma coerulescens isolate FSJ_1873_10779 chromosome 1, UR_Acoe_1.0, whole genome shotgun sequence genome contains these proteins:
- the OMP gene encoding olfactory marker protein isoform X1: protein MAAEAGMLELPFTRDEQLTRRMRLRFQSLQQKNVRPQDGEKLLRPNEHIYRVDFIQQHRLRFLRWDMQLERPGKVTVTGTSQHWTPDLTHLMNRQLLEPVGIFWKKLGAKEVECNEADAQEFGERIAELAQIRKVMYFLLTFTGGLEPAQLKGSIVFKA from the coding sequence ATGGCAGCTGAGGCAGGGATGCTTGAGCTGCCCTTCACCCGCGACGAGCAGCTCACCCGGCGCATGCGGCTGCGATTCCAGAGCCTGCAGCAAAAAAACGTGAGGCCCCAGGATGGTGAGAAGCTGCTGCGTCCCAATGAGCACATCTACCGAGTGGATTtcatccagcagcacagactgcGCTTCCTCCGCTGGGACATGCAGCTGGAGAGACCTGGGAAGGTCACGGTGACTGGCACCTCCCAGCACTGGACTCCTGATCTCACCCACCTCATGAACcggcagctgctggagccggTGGGCATCTTCTGGAAGAAGCTAGGGGCCAAGGAGGTGGAGTGCAATGAGGCAGATGcccaggaatttggggagcGGATAGCGGAATTAGCCCAGATCCGCAAGGTGATGTATTTCCTCCTCACTTTCACTGGCGGCCTCGAACCAGCCCAGCTGAAAGGCTCCATTGTTTTTAAAGCCTGA
- the OMP gene encoding olfactory marker protein isoform X2, which translates to MAAEAGMLELPFTRDEQLTRRMRLRFQSLQQKNVRPQDGEKLLRPNEHIYRVDFIQQHRLRFLRWDMQLERPGKVTVTGTSQHWTPDLTHLMNRQLLEPVGIFWKKLGAKEVECNEADAQEFGERIAELAQIRKVLTACRLW; encoded by the exons ATGGCAGCTGAGGCAGGGATGCTTGAGCTGCCCTTCACCCGCGACGAGCAGCTCACCCGGCGCATGCGGCTGCGATTCCAGAGCCTGCAGCAAAAAAACGTGAGGCCCCAGGATGGTGAGAAGCTGCTGCGTCCCAATGAGCACATCTACCGAGTGGATTtcatccagcagcacagactgcGCTTCCTCCGCTGGGACATGCAGCTGGAGAGACCTGGGAAGGTCACGGTGACTGGCACCTCCCAGCACTGGACTCCTGATCTCACCCACCTCATGAACcggcagctgctggagccggTGGGCATCTTCTGGAAGAAGCTAGGGGCCAAGGAGGTGGAGTGCAATGAGGCAGATGcccaggaatttggggagcGGATAGCGGAATTAGCCCAGATCCGCAAG GTGCTGACTGCTTGCAGGCTCTGGTGA